The Rhodococcus sp. ABRD24 genome contains the following window.
TGATAGTGGCGGATGGTGCGAGGAGTGGTGCCAGCTGCCTGAGCGAGATCGCTGATGCGCATGAGTCCAGGATCGACTATGACGCAACGTCATAGTCAAGTTCGGGTCCCGACAGGGTTGGGACACACTGCCCGATCCTGAACTCGCTCGACCCGTTGTCCACAGCTCCTTGCTCATCCACAGGGCAATCTGTCCCCCCACGTCAGCCGACCGCCGGTGTCGGTCGGCGCGGGCACAGTGGCACCGACCGGCCGGAGACTTCCTGCCGGACCGAGGGGAGGTGGCCGGACGATGAGACGCAATCTCGCGTTGGGCGCGATGGGGGAAGAGCTCGCAGTCTGTCGGCTGACAGAGGTGGGTTTGCAGATCTTGGACCGAAATTGGCGATGCCGCCACGGGGAGTTGGATGTGGTGGCGGCGGACGGCGACACTGTGGTGTTCGTCGAGGTCAAGACTCGTTCGGGTCTCGGCTACGGCAGTCCGGCGGAGGCGGTGACGCATGCCAAGCAGCGGCGGATTCGGCGGTTGGCGCAGCAGTGGCTCGCAGAGTCGGAGAGGCACTGGCCACAGGTCCGGTTCGATGTCGTGTCGGTGTTGGTCGACCGGCACCGTGAGCCGGACGTCACGCATCTGCGGGCGGTGTTCTGATGGCGCTGGGCCGGGCCCACTCGGTGGCGGTGAGCGGGGTGGACGGTCAGATCGTGGAGATCGAGGCGGATATCGGCCGGGGTCTGCCTGGTGTGCATCTGGTGGGGCTGCCGGACACTGCGCTCCAGGAATCGCGGGATCGGGTCCGCGCGGCCGTCACCAACTCGGGCGAGAAGTGGCCCGAATCGCGCGTGACACTCGCATTGTCGCCGGCGACGCTACCGAAGGTCGGCAGTGTCTACGATCTCGCACTTGCCTGTGCAGTTCTGGATGCGGCCCGTCAGGTGCCCCGCACGCGGCTCGAGAAAACCGTGCTCCTCGGCGAGCTGGCCCTCGACGGCCGGCTCCGTAGCGTGCGGGGTGTGCTCCCGGCGGTGCTGGCAGCCAAGTACGCCGGCTGGTCCACAGTTGTGGTGCCGGCGGCGGCGCTCGCAGAGGCGGGGCTGGTCGACGGCATCGAGGTCCTGGGCGCTGACCGACTCGGGACGGTGGTGGAGTGGCTGCAGGGCAAGACGACATTGCCTCAGCCGCCGCCCTTCGACGGTGAGAAGTCCGCGGTGCGCGGTGATCTCAGCGAGGTCGTCGGCCAAGAGGAGGCACGGTGGGCCATCGAGGTTGCCGCAGCGGGAGCCCACCACCTCATGCTCACCGGCCCACCCGGAATCGGGAAGACGATGCTCGCCCAGCGACTGCCGAGTGTGCTGCCGCCGCTGACCGAACCGGAGGCGTTGGAGGTGACCGCGATCCACAGTGTGGCGGGGCTGCTCACGTCGGAGCATCCGCTCATCACCGAGCCGCCGTTCATTGCACCGCACCACACGTCGTCGGTGAGCGCATTGGTGGGCGGTGGCAGCGGGATGGCCCGGCCGGGCGCGGTCAGCCGTGCACATCGCGGGATTCTCTTCCTCGACGAGTGTGCCGAGATGGGCACCAAGGCGCTCGAGGCATTGCGGACTCCGCTCGAAGACGGAGAGGTGCGCATCGCGCGCCGGGACGGGGTGGCGCGGTATCCCGCGAGGTTCCAGCTGGTGCTCGCGGCGAATCCCTGCCCATGCGCTCCCGCGCGCGAGGCGGATTGTGTGTGCGCTCCGACGGCCCGGAGGCGGTACCTGGGCCGGCTGTCGGGGCCGCTACTGGACAGGGTAGATCTGCGGATTCGCATGCAGGCGGTGGCGACCGGCGCGCTGATCGACGAGGTGGGAGAGAGTACCGAGCAGGTTCGCGGCCGGGTGGTCGCGGCCCGTGCCGCTGCGGCCGAACGGTGGCGGCCCTATGGCTGGCGCACCAATGCCGAGGTACCCGGACCGGCATTGCGTCAGCGATTCCGGCTCTCCCGGCTGGCGCTCGGGCCGCTCGAAAGGTCTTTGCGCCGTGGACAGATCACCGCGCGCGGTGCCGACCGGGCGCTGCGGGTGGCGTGGACACTCGCCGACCTGGGTGGGATGGACGCGCCGGGGGCGGATCAGGTGACAACCGCGCTGGGGTTCCGGGATCAGGGCGCCTCATGAGTGCCCACGATCGGAGGCTGTTGGCGTGGGCGTATCTGTCGAAGGTGGTGCTGGGGTCGTGTCCGCCGCTGGCGCAACTGATTTCCGCGGTGGGGCCGGAAGATGCGGCCCGTGCCGTTCGGGAGCGGGACCTGTCGAGCTTCCTGGACCGGCGGACCTCGGCACGGGCACATCTGGACACGGCGGCCAGGGATCTGGATCTGGTCGAGGCACTGGGCGGCCGTCTGGTCACGCCGGACGACGAGGAGTGGCCGCGGTGGCGGTTGCTCGCGTTCGACGGCCTCGGTGCGGGTCGTGACGACGCCGGTCCGCTGGCGTTGTGGGTGCTGGGGCAGCGCCGGATCGACGACCTCACGGCCCGGGCGATCGGCATTGTCGGCACCCGCGCAGCGACCGGATACGGCGAGCATGTGACTGCGGAGCTGGCGGGCGATCTGGCTGTAGAGGGATGGACGATCGTGTCCGGGGCGGCGTTCGGGATCGATGGTGCTGCGCACCGGGCGGCGCTGGGAGTGGGTGGATTGACGGTGGCGGTGCTGGCATGTGGGGTGGATCGCGCGTATCCGGCCGGACACGGTCGGTTGCTCCAGCAGATCGCGGGCACCGGTGCCGTGATCAGTGAGTACCCGCCCGGTACCACGCCGGCGCGGTATCGGTTCCTGGCGCGAAATCGGTTGGTGGCGGGCTTGTCCGACGGTGTGGTGGTGGTTGAGGCGGGGTGGCGTAGCGGGGCGCGGAACACTGCGTCGTGGGCGCGTCGATTGGGGCGTCCGGTGCTGGCGGTGCCGGGGCCGGTGACGTCGGCGGCGTCGACTGGGTGCCATCGGATGATTCGGGAGGGGGAGGCGCGCCTGGTGGCGAGCGCGAAGGACGTCGTCGAGGAGGCGGGGCCGATGGGCGTGGACGGGGAGCAGGACGGGGTTTCGCTGGCGCGGGATCTCGACGCACTGTCGGGGGAGTCGCTACAGGTCTATGACGCGCTACCCGGTTCCGGTTCCCGGGGGACGCGGGAGCTGTCCGTGGAATCGGGGGTGCCGATTGCCCGGGTTCGGGCGTTGCTACCGGTGCTCGAACTCGACGGCTTCGTCGGCTCGGACGAGACAGGGTGGTTCCGGAGGTGAGGCACGAACGCTGGCTCAGGCCTCGCGCATCATCACGTCCTTGATGCGTGCGAGTCTCTCTGGATCCGGCTCACCGCCGGTCCGGCCGACCAGAGTGGTCAACGTCGTGGTGACGGGTTCGCCGGTCTCGTCGAGGACCACGTTCTTCGTCACGATGATGTCGCTTCCGGCGGTCTGGCGAAACGACTCGAGCGAGACATCGACGGTCAGCCGGTCTCCGGCATACATCGGCCGGTGGAAGATCAGCTTCTGATCCGTTTGGAGGATCTGACTCAGGTCGAAGCCGGTGAGGATCTGTTCGAGCAGATACTTCTGGGCGATGATGCCGATGACGGACACGAAGGTGAGCGGAGCGACCAGTGCGGTATGGCCGAGCTCGAAGGCGGCCTGTTCGTCGAAGTGTGCAGGATGATCGTTCTGCACCGCGATCGCGTACTCGCGGACTTTTTCCCGGCCGACCTCGTAGTAGTCGGGCATGCGGTAGCTGTAGCCCACCAACCGCTCGGCTCGTGCGGCACGGTCTTCGGTCGATTCCGCTGATCGGGTCACACAGCGAGTGTCGCGCACATTTGCCCGCTGTGGCCGATATCGCCGTGAGATTGCGGTGGGCAGCCCGGGGGCCCGGTTTCGCCAGTACTGTTTCCGAACGTAAACAGCACTGGTGGTCCACGCCCGTGCGGCTCGGACACGATCGGTCCGGCGATCGCCTACAGTCGCGTCATGGCTACCGTCTGGACCGTCCCCGAGAACATCACCCGCGCACTGCTGGCAGCGCCGGGTATCCGCGATTTCCTGACGGACGACGAAGGCCGGGGTGTAGCGAGCGACCCCAGGGTGCGTCTGGCCGAATTCACCGCCGTGCACCGTTCGCTCGAGAACAACACGGGACGGACTTTCACCTCGGTTCGGGATGCGGCGGACGTCCTGTTCGACGCGACGGCGACGGGCGGTGTTGTCGTATCTGATGCGTTGCGGCTGGCCGTCATGCGGGTGCTCACCGCCGAGCCCCGCGAACGCAAGGCTGCGCCGAATCCGCTGTCCGCACGGGTGGTCGACAACCTCGGCATCTATCTGTATGCGCTGCGGGATCCGCGCAACCGGACGATCTTCCACATCGGCGTGGGTCGCGGCAATCGCGTGTACTCGCACGTGTGGGATGCGCTGGGTGAGGCGGGCAGGCTCGACGCCGAGGAAGTGGGCGATCCGGACACCGAGGAGATCCGCGCGGCGCGCGTGCAGCGAATCCGTGACATCTATGCCGCCGGGTACACCGTCGAGCACTTCATCCTCCGCCACGGCGTGCAGGCCCCTGCAGATGCTGTCGGCGCCGCTCGTGACACCGAACACGTCCTGGTCGACGCGTTGCGGCTACTCGAGGCACGCCCGGATCTTCCGGTGCTGACGAATCTGGCCGGCGAATCTGCGGACGCGGGTCGCCGCGCGATGCGGGTCGAGGAGTTGGTGGTCCAGTACGCCGCGGAGCCGGCACCCGAACTGCCGGTGCCGAGCGCCCTGGTCCGCGTGGGCTCGTCGGCCGATCCGTCGCTGTCGGACGACGAGCGTGCCGCACTGGCTCGTGGTCCCTGGCGCGCCGGTGCGGCGGCCCGCGGCGTGGTGGATCTTCCCGTGATCGTCTTCTCCGACAACATCATCCGCGCGGTGTATCGGGCGCGGTCGTGGGACGGCGTCGGTCCCGTCGGGGATCAGCAGTGGCGGTTTACCGGTGAGGTGGATCCGGAGCTCGAAGCTCGCTACGTCGGGACCCGTGTCACGCCCGACCGGGCTGGACTCAAGGCGTGGCCCGCGCACGGGTGGGTGCAGCGGCTGACGTTGGCCCGGCCGCACGGGCGGTAGTTCGCGGGGCCGGGTCGTCGGACGTCTCCGGTGCGAATGTCGATCGTGGCCGCGGTCCGGCAGGCCCTGGCCCGTGCCTAGCCGGTGCGGGCCAGGACCTTCAGGGCCGTCATCGCCACCGCCCCGGATGCGAGAATCGCTATTGCCATCGGCACTGCGGTACCGGGGCCCGCGATGCCTACCAGCGGGGACACCAGCGCGGCCAGACCGAACTGGCTCGCACCCATCAGCGCGGATCCGGTGCCTGCCGCGTCGGGAACCTGCCCCTGTGACAGGGCCGTCGCGTTGCCCATGATGAAGCCGATGCTCGACACCACCCCGAACAGCAAGGGCAACACCAGCCAGATGCGGGTACCGCCGATCGTCGTCGCGAGCACCAGGAGCGCGCCGGACGCGACGAGCACGCTGACACCGAATGTGAGCAGCTGGCGGGCGTCGAAGGTACCGATCAGCCTGGTGTTGACGATGCTGGCCGCCACGATGCCCACCGAATTGACGGCGAAGACGATCGAGAACTGGCCGGGCGAGAGTCGGAGCACGTGCTCTGCGATGAACGGCGACGCTGAGATGTACGAGAACAGGGCGCCGAATCCGAATGCGAATGCGAATGTGTAGCCGAGGTAGACGCGGTTTCTCACGACATAGCGGAGGTTGCGGGTCAGTGCGGCCAGGCCGCCGCCGTGGCGGCGCTCGGGCGGGAGTGTCTCCGGTACAAGGGTGAGGACGCCGGCCAGCATTGCGATCGATGCGCCCGCCAGGACCCAGAAGATCCCGCGCCAGCCGATCGGACCCAGTAGTGCGCCACCCATGAGCGGCGCGATCACGGGCGCGACACCTCCGATGATCATCATGATGCTGAACACGCGCGCGGCCGCGTCGCCGCGGGCCCGGTCGGCGATCACAGCGCGAGCCAGAACGATTCCGGCCCCACCACTGAAGCCTTGCAGTAGGCGGGCAGCAATCAGGACCTCCACGGTGGGGGCGATCGCACACAGGACACCGCTCACTGCGCACAGCATGGTTCCGGCGATGAGTAGCCGTCGTCGACCCCAACCGTCGGACAGCGGTCCGATGATCAGCTGGCCGATACCCAGCCCGGCCATGAAGGTCGTCAGGGTCAGCTGGATGGTGGAAGCAGAGGTGTCGAGACCCTCCGCCATCGTCGGCAGGCCGGGCAGGTACATGTCCGTGGCGAGCGGCGCGATCGCTGAGAGGAGCGCTAGAACACACAGCATCGGAATCGGAATCGCGCGTGTCACGCGAGAACCCTACCGGCGCGGCCAGTTGCGAAAACCGGTGGCGGCGGCGACCGTAGTGCGCATGGGCTCCGCATCGTCACGCACGCACCTCTCGCCGGCCCTGCAGGTGCATCTCGACGACTACGACGAGCATCTGCGCCTCGAACGGGGGCGCTCTCCGCATACCGTCCGGGCCTATCTCGCCGACGTCGCGAGCCTCCTCGGCTACCTGTCGCGGAATCGGTCGGACGCCCGAGCGGAGGACCTTGACCTGCGGATCCTGCGTGGCTGGCTCGCCGAGCAATCCGCCGACGGCGTCGCGCGCACCACACTGGCGCGGCGGACGTCGTCGGCCAAGGGTTTTACCGCGTGGGCGCAGCGCACCGGAAGGATAGCGGTGGACCCGGGCGTGCGCCTGGTGGCGCCCAAAGCGCACCGTACATTGCCGCAGGTGCTGCGGCAGGACCACGCGGCCGAGGCGATGGCCGCTGCGGAATCCGGTGCCGCGCAGCAGGACCCGATTCCGCTTCGGGACCGGTTGATCGTGGAACTGCTCTACTCGACGGGCATCCGGGTAGGGGAACTGTGCGGGCTCGACGTCGATGACATCGATCACGAGCGGCGAATCCTGCGGGTTGTCGGCAAGGGCAACAAGGAGCGGGCAGTCCCGTACGGGCGCCCCGCCGAGGCTGCGATCGAGGCATGGCTTCGTGCCGGACGACCCGAGCTCGCCACCGACAGATCGGGGAATGCGCTGCTACTCGGCGCCCGCGGGGGACGCCTCGACCAGCGTCAGGCCCGCAGCGTCGTGCACGATGTCGTCCAGGCCGTGCCGGGAGCGCCCGACCTGGCTCCGCACGGTTTGCGGCACTCGGCCGCCACCCATCTTCTCGAGGGTGGCGCCGACCTGCGGGTGGTACAGGAACTGCTCGGGCATGCAAGCCTCGCCACGACCCAGCTCTACACCCACGTATCGGTGGCCCGCCTGCGCGCCGTGCACGACCAGGCGCATCCGCGAGCTTGACCGGCCACGCCGGGTGGGCGTGACCGGCCAGGCCGGACGAGCACGACCATTGCCGACTGGAAGCAACCGGATTGGCACGGCCCGCACGAGAGGCCGCGGGTCGAGGTACTCCCGGTCGCGGCGCAGACCCCAATGCAGGCATGCGACCGCCGCACATTCGGGATGGCCCACGACGACCGTCCCGAGCACCGCGCCGCGTTCGACGCGACGGCCCGCAGCGACGACCGGCTCCACGGGTTCGTACGTGGTCCGCACCCCGGAGGGGTGGTCGACGGAGACCACCGGTCGGCCCGCGACCATTCCGGCGAACACCACGACACCGGCCCCGGCGGCGAGGACGTGCTGTCCGGGCAATGCGGCGAGGTCGACTCCGCGGTGCCCCGGCAGCCAGTTCTGCTCGGGCCTGTCGAAGCTGCGAATCACCTGGGGACGCGGACGCAGCGGCCAGTCGTACCGGGTGGTCGCGGAGATGTGCGCAGGTCCTGCCGCGGGGGCAGGGTGACCGGAGACGAGCAGCGCGGCGCAGATCGCGGCGACGACCGTCAGCCGTGACAGCGCATTCGGAAGACCCATGACACGACTGTCGCGCAGCAGGGGCCGTGGTGGGGGCCGCGCAGGCGGGTTGTGGAGACACCGTCCGGCTATCCACAGTTCGGTCGCGGCGGGTGCGGTGAGCGGCAGGTTATGAGAGGGGGGGAGTGAGGCCGTACACTTGCTGAGCGGTCTGTGTTCGCACAGTCCGACTTCGCGCGCCCGCGATGATTCCGGCCGTCGGCTGGTCCTGTCTCTGTACAGGTCCGACGTCCAGGCGGGCGCCAGGGCAGAGGTCACCCGACCACTGCAGTAACCGGCACATGAGAAAGAGGTACACAGCCATGGCTGTTGTGACCATGAGGCAGCTGCTCGACAGCGGCGCACACTTCGGGCACCAGACCCGCCGTTGGAACCCGAAGATGAAGCGGTTCATCCTGACCGACCGCAACGGCATCTACATCATCGACCTGCAGCAGACCCTGACGTACATCGACCAGGCGTACGAGTTCGTCAAGGAGACTGTCGCTCACGGCGGCACCGTCCTGTTCGTCGGTACCAAGAAGCAGGCCCAGGAGTCCATCGCGGCGGAGGCGACTCGCGTCGGGATGCCGTACGTCAACCAGCGTTGGCTCGGCGGCATGCTCACCAACTTCTCCACCGTCCACAAGCGCCTGCAGCGCCTCAAGGAGCTCGAGGCCATGGAGCAGACCGGTGGCTTCGAGGGTCGTACCAAGAAGGAAATCCTCATGCTCACGCGTGAGATGACCAAGCTGGATCGCACCCTCGGTGGTATCCGGGACATGGCCAAGGTTCCGTCGGCCATCTGGGTCATCGACACCAACAAGGAGCACATCGCCGTCGGCGAGGCGCGCAAGCTGAACATCCCGGTCATTGCCGTCCTGGATACCAACTGCGACCCCGACGTCGTCGACTACCCGATCCCGGGCAACGACGATGCGATCCGCAGTGCCGCCCTGCTGACCAAGGTTGTCGCCTCCGCGGTGGCCGAGGGTGTGCAGGCCCGCGCCGGGCTGAGCGCCGACAAGGACGCCAAGCCTGAGGCCGGCGCGGGCGAGCCGCTCGCCGAGTGGGAGCAGGAGCTCCTCTCGCAGGCGGCTCCGGCCGCCGAGGTGCCTGCTGCTGAGGTGCCTGCTGCTGAGGCACCTGTTGCTGAGGCGCCCGCCGCGGACGCGCAGCAGTCCTAGTCGATTCGGCCCCGACCACATCCTGGTCGGGGCCGTTTCACTCACCTGCTTCTACCTGGCCCACAGTTCGCGCTTCGTGAGCCAGGCTCCCGAAACTCATCCGAGGAGGATCGCCCCCAATGGCGAACTACACCGCCGCTGACGTCAAGCGGCTCCGTGAGCTCACTGGCTCCGGAATGATGGACTGCAAGAACGCGCTCACGGAGACCGACGGCGATTTCGACAAGGCCGTCGAGCTGCTCCGCATCAAGGGCGCCAAGGATGTGGGCAAGCGCGCCGAGCGCACCACGGCCGAGGGTCTGGTTGCCGCCAAGGACGGCGTCATGGTCGAGATCAACTGCGAGACCGACTTCGTCGCCAAGAACGCCGAGTTCCAGGCACTGGCCGAGAAGGTTGTCGGGGCTGCTGCCACGGCGAAGCCGGCTGACCTCGAGGCACTGAAGGCCGTTGCGGTCGATGGTGGCACCGTGGAGGAGGCCGTCGCGGCCCTCTCCGCCAAGATCGGCGAGAAGCTCGAGCTCCGTCGCGTCGTCTCCCTCGACGGCCCGGTTGCGATCTACCTGCACAAGCGCAGCTCGGACCTGCCCCCCGCCGTTGGCGTCCTGGTCGAGTACACGGGTGAGGGTGACGTCGCCGCTGACGCCGCCCGCGCCGCCGCGATGCAGGTTGCCGCGCTCAAGGCCAAGTACGTCACTCGCGACGAGGTCCCCGCCGACGTCGTCGAGGCTGAGCGCCGTATCGCCGAGCAGACGGCGAAGGAGGAGGGCAAGCCCGAGGCTGCGCTCCCCAAGATCGTCGAGGGTCGCGTCAACGGCTACTACAAGGACGTCGTCCTGACCGAGCAGTCTTCGGTCACCGACTCCAAGAAGACCGTCAAGGCCATCCTGGACGAGGCCGGCGTCACGATCACCCGCTTCGCGCGGTTCGAGGTCGGCGCCAGCTAGGTCGCACTTCCCACACATCGGCCCCGTCGGCCGGGTGGGCTCAGTCGTCGGTTCGAGTAGTTCGAGCAGACGTACCGCCCATTCGGTCCGTGCGGGGCCGATGTGCATGGGGGCCGGGGGCAACTGGGACGTTCGGGCGCCGATAGGGCAGGATGAGAAGGCCGTCCTGACGGATTCGCCGGACGGAACTTCGCGGCCGAACCGGCCAGTCTCCGGACTCGCTGGCCGAAGACCCGCAATACTTCTAGAACCGCATGACCTGCAGAACCGAGGGAGAGTTATGACCGCATCGGCCGACGAACGTCCAGGATTTCGACGTGTTCTTCTGAAGCTCGGCGGTGAAATGTTCGGTGGCGGCAAGGTCGGTCTCGACCCGGATGTGGTCACCACGGTGGCCGCGCAGATCGCGGAGGTGGTCCGCTCCGGCGTTCAGGTCGCCGTCGTGATCGGCGGTGGCAACTTCTTCCGCGGTGCCGAACTGCAGCAGCGTGGACTCGATCGCGCCCGGTCGGACTACATGGGCATGCTCGGCACCGTCATGAACTGCCTTGCCCTGCAGGACTTCCTGGAGAAGCAGGGCGTGGATACCCGAGTGCAGACCGCGATCACGATGGGCCAGGTCGCCGAGCCGTACCTGCCGCTGCGAGCTCGCCGCCACCTCGAAAAGGGACGCGTCGTGATTTTCGGCGCGGGCATGGGCATGCCCTATTTCTCGACCGACACCACTGCCGCGCAGCGCGCGCTCGAGATCGGCGCCGAGGTGGTTCTGATGGCCAAGTCGGTCGACGGCGTGTACTCCGCCGACCCGCGTCTCGACCCGGATGCGGCGATGTACACCGAGATCACACACCGTGAGGTGATCGAGAAGGGTCTCAAGGTTGCCGACGCGACCGCATTCAGTCTGTGCATGGACAACCAGATGCCGATCATGGTGTTCAACCTGTTGACCCAGGGGAACATCGCGCGTGCGGTGTCCGGTGAGAAGATCGGAACACTGGTCAAGTCATGATGCCGTGCATCGTGATCATGATTCGGGACGGATACGACATGGAGGAACAGCCGTGATTGATGAAGCTCTCTTCGAAGCCGAGGAGAAGATGGAGAAGGCCATCACGGTTGCGAAGGAGGACCTTGGTTCGATCCGGACCGGCCGGGCGAACCCCGGCATGTTCAACCGGATCGTCGTCGAGTACTACGGCTCCATCACACCGATCACGCAGCTCGCGAGCATCAATGTGCCCGAGGCTCGGATGGTCATCATCAAGCCGTACGAGGCCGCTCAGCTCGGGCCGATCGAGAACGCGATCCGCAACTCGGACCTTGGTCTCAACCCCAGCAACGACGGCAGCATTATTCGCATCTCCGTCCCGCAGCTCACGGAGGAGCGGCGCCGCGAATTCGTGAAGCAGGCGAAGGGCAAGGGCGAGGACGCGAAGGTTGCCATCCGCAACGTCCGACGCAAGGCAATGGACGAACTCTCGCGAATCGAGAAGGACGGCGAGGCCGGTGAGGACGAGGTCGGTCGGGCCGAGAAGGAGCTGGACAAGACCACCGCGCGCTATGTCAGCCAGATCGATGAGCTGGTGAAGCACAAGGAAGCCGAATTGCTGGAGGTTTAGCGGTGGGGGGGAAAGCTGACGGCGCCTCCGCGGCGTCGACCGCCCCGGCGTCCAGAGCAGGGCGCAATCTGCCCGCCGCAATCGGCGTCGGTGGCGGCCTCGGGGCCGCGCTGATCCTGATCCTGATCTATGTGCCGATGGTGTGGTTCGGCGTCGTCACGGTGGCGATGGCCATTGCGACGTGGGAGGTTGCTCGGCGGCTGCGCGAGGCCGACATCAGCGTGCCGCTGATTCCGCTGATACTGGGTGGACAAGCGATCATCTGGCTCAGCTGGCCCTACGGGACCGAGGGGGTCCTCGCGGCATTCGCGGGCACGGCACTGGTGTGCATGGTGTGGCGCCTGTTCGACCACGGGCTCAAGGCCACACCACGCAACTACCTCCGGGACACCGCAGTCACCGTGTTCGTGGCGGCGTGGATCCCCCTGCTGGCGTCGTTCGCGACACTGATGGTGTTGCAGGACGACGGCGCCGGCCGCGTGTTCTGCCTGATGATTGTGGTCGTGGGCTCCGATGTGGGCGGCTACGTGGCCGGGGTGCTTTTCGGTAAGCGCCCGATGGTCCCGGCGATCAGCCCGAAGAAGTCGTGGGAGGGATTCGCCGGATCGCTCCTCTTCTGCGTGATCGGCGGCGTCCTGGCCGTCACATTCATCCTGGACGCGAATCCGCTGATCGGTGTGCTCCTCGGCGTGGCGCTGGTGTTCACCGCGACGCTCGGTGACCTCATCGAATCGCAGATCAAGCGTGAGCTCGGCATCAAGGACATGGGCACTTTGCTGCCCGGTCACGGCGGAATCATGGACCGTCTCGACTCGCTGCTGCCGTCGTCGTTCGTCACCTGGCTCGTTCTCACCGTCCTGGTCTGAGACGCGTGCGGGCATGAGTCGTCGGGGTGGGCGGGGGGCTCGCGGAACAATTCCGAGCCCGAACATCTGGCACTGGCCGGATGTCTACGAAATCGAGAACCACGCCCAGGACGTCGGCGGCGCCGTCTTCGATGTTCTTACCGAACTCGCGGACTGGCGCGGCCGCGACGTTCTCGACCTCGGGTGCGGCGCCGGGTTTCACCTCCCGGTGTTTGGGTCGACGGCGCGGTCGGTGAT
Protein-coding sequences here:
- the frr gene encoding ribosome recycling factor → MIDEALFEAEEKMEKAITVAKEDLGSIRTGRANPGMFNRIVVEYYGSITPITQLASINVPEARMVIIKPYEAAQLGPIENAIRNSDLGLNPSNDGSIIRISVPQLTEERRREFVKQAKGKGEDAKVAIRNVRRKAMDELSRIEKDGEAGEDEVGRAEKELDKTTARYVSQIDELVKHKEAELLEV
- the pyrH gene encoding UMP kinase translates to MTASADERPGFRRVLLKLGGEMFGGGKVGLDPDVVTTVAAQIAEVVRSGVQVAVVIGGGNFFRGAELQQRGLDRARSDYMGMLGTVMNCLALQDFLEKQGVDTRVQTAITMGQVAEPYLPLRARRHLEKGRVVIFGAGMGMPYFSTDTTAAQRALEIGAEVVLMAKSVDGVYSADPRLDPDAAMYTEITHREVIEKGLKVADATAFSLCMDNQMPIMVFNLLTQGNIARAVSGEKIGTLVKS
- the tsf gene encoding translation elongation factor Ts, which encodes MANYTAADVKRLRELTGSGMMDCKNALTETDGDFDKAVELLRIKGAKDVGKRAERTTAEGLVAAKDGVMVEINCETDFVAKNAEFQALAEKVVGAAATAKPADLEALKAVAVDGGTVEEAVAALSAKIGEKLELRRVVSLDGPVAIYLHKRSSDLPPAVGVLVEYTGEGDVAADAARAAAMQVAALKAKYVTRDEVPADVVEAERRIAEQTAKEEGKPEAALPKIVEGRVNGYYKDVVLTEQSSVTDSKKTVKAILDEAGVTITRFARFEVGAS
- a CDS encoding phosphatidate cytidylyltransferase, translated to MGGKADGASAASTAPASRAGRNLPAAIGVGGGLGAALILILIYVPMVWFGVVTVAMAIATWEVARRLREADISVPLIPLILGGQAIIWLSWPYGTEGVLAAFAGTALVCMVWRLFDHGLKATPRNYLRDTAVTVFVAAWIPLLASFATLMVLQDDGAGRVFCLMIVVVGSDVGGYVAGVLFGKRPMVPAISPKKSWEGFAGSLLFCVIGGVLAVTFILDANPLIGVLLGVALVFTATLGDLIESQIKRELGIKDMGTLLPGHGGIMDRLDSLLPSSFVTWLVLTVLV